A genome region from Haloimpatiens massiliensis includes the following:
- the uvrA gene encoding excinuclease ABC subunit UvrA, whose translation MKDKIFIKGAKVHNLKNVTLEIPRDKFVVFTGLSGSGKSSLAFDTLYAEGQRRYVESLSAYARQFLGQMNKPDVEYIEGLSPAISIDQKTTSRNPRSTVGTVTEIYDYLRLLYARIGHPHCPKCGKEIKQQTVDQMVDKIMSLPERTKLQVLAPVVRGRKGEHVKILDKIKKEGYVRVRIDGEILDILEDEINLEKNKKHNIEIVIDRIIVKEGMEGRITDSLEAALKLAEGLVIVDIIDKEEMLFSEKFACAQCGISIGELEPRTFSFNSPFGKCDCCDGLGTLLEIDEDLIIPDRSKSILDGAIISLGEGSLKENSWTHSILKALSEKYKFSLKTPIEKLDPKVLNIILYGMNGEKLRVHYVKEDREGVYNHTFEGFINNLKRRYMETSSDYIKREIEQYMSNNPCPKCHGNRLKEEALAVTVGGKNIFQFCNMSIKDEIKFLEELILSEKENAIADQILKEIKSRLKFLIDVGLDYLNLTRTAGTLSGGEAQRIRLATQIGSSLVGVLYILDEPSIGLHQRDNDRLIGTLKHLRDIGNTLVVVEHDEDTIKAADYIVDVGPRAGEHGGEIVAAGDINTIMNCEKSITGQYLIGKKKIDMPLERRKPSGKSIKVVGAKENNLKNINVEIPMGVFTCVTGVSGSGKSTLVNEILYKGVNKILNNSKINPGKHKLIEGVENIDKIINIDQSPIGRTPRSNPATYTGVFDIIREVYSNIPESRMRGYKPGRFSFNVKGGRCEACRGDGIIKIEMQFLSDVYVPCEVCKGKRYNRETLEVKYKGKNIDEVLNMTVDEGSKFFENIPRIKNKLDTLMDVGLGYIRLGQPSTQLSGGEAQRIKLAYELSKRSTGRTLYILDEPTTGLHVEDVNKLIKILQRLVEGGNTVVVIEHNLDVIKCADHIIDLGPEGGEKGGTIVTFGTPEQVARKKNSYTGQYLKKML comes from the coding sequence ATGAAGGATAAAATATTTATAAAAGGTGCTAAAGTACATAATTTAAAAAATGTAACATTAGAAATACCTAGAGATAAGTTTGTTGTATTTACGGGACTTTCAGGTTCTGGAAAGTCATCTTTGGCTTTTGATACTCTATATGCAGAGGGGCAAAGAAGATATGTAGAATCACTATCAGCTTATGCAAGGCAGTTTTTAGGTCAAATGAATAAGCCAGATGTAGAGTATATTGAAGGATTATCACCAGCAATTTCAATAGATCAAAAGACCACTAGTAGAAATCCAAGATCAACTGTGGGTACTGTAACAGAGATATATGACTATTTAAGACTTCTTTATGCAAGAATAGGCCATCCTCATTGTCCTAAATGTGGTAAAGAAATAAAGCAGCAAACAGTGGATCAAATGGTAGATAAAATTATGAGTTTACCTGAAAGGACAAAGTTGCAGGTTTTAGCTCCAGTAGTTAGAGGGAGAAAGGGAGAACATGTTAAAATACTAGATAAAATAAAAAAAGAAGGATACGTAAGAGTAAGAATAGATGGGGAAATTCTAGACATATTAGAAGATGAGATTAATTTAGAAAAAAATAAGAAGCATAATATAGAGATAGTAATTGACAGAATAATAGTAAAAGAAGGGATGGAAGGGAGAATAACTGATTCTCTAGAAGCGGCACTAAAGTTGGCAGAGGGACTTGTTATTGTAGATATAATTGACAAAGAAGAGATGCTTTTTAGTGAAAAGTTTGCTTGTGCTCAGTGTGGTATAAGTATAGGAGAATTGGAGCCCAGGACTTTTTCCTTTAACTCACCTTTTGGTAAATGCGATTGTTGTGATGGACTTGGAACGCTTTTAGAGATAGATGAAGATTTGATTATACCTGATAGGAGTAAGAGTATTTTAGATGGAGCTATTATTTCTTTAGGAGAAGGAAGCTTGAAGGAAAACTCTTGGACTCATTCCATATTAAAAGCTTTAAGTGAAAAGTACAAATTTTCTTTAAAAACTCCTATAGAAAAGTTAGATCCCAAGGTATTAAATATAATTTTATATGGCATGAATGGAGAAAAATTAAGAGTACATTATGTAAAAGAAGACAGAGAGGGAGTTTATAATCATACTTTTGAAGGTTTTATAAATAATCTAAAAAGAAGATATATGGAAACATCTTCTGATTATATTAAAAGAGAAATAGAGCAATATATGAGTAATAATCCTTGTCCAAAATGCCATGGTAATAGATTAAAGGAAGAGGCCTTAGCAGTTACTGTAGGAGGTAAAAATATATTTCAGTTTTGTAACATGTCTATAAAGGATGAGATTAAATTTTTAGAAGAATTGATACTAAGTGAAAAAGAAAATGCCATTGCAGATCAAATATTAAAAGAAATAAAAAGCAGGCTAAAGTTTTTAATAGACGTGGGGCTGGATTATTTAAATTTAACTAGAACTGCTGGAACCTTATCTGGAGGAGAGGCTCAAAGAATAAGGTTAGCGACGCAAATAGGTTCTAGCTTGGTTGGAGTTTTATACATACTAGATGAACCTAGTATAGGACTTCATCAGAGAGATAATGACAGGCTTATAGGTACATTAAAACATCTTAGGGATATAGGTAATACTTTAGTGGTAGTAGAGCATGATGAGGATACTATAAAGGCCGCGGATTACATAGTAGACGTGGGACCTAGAGCTGGCGAACATGGAGGAGAAATAGTTGCTGCAGGAGATATAAATACCATAATGAATTGTGAAAAGTCCATAACTGGGCAATATTTAATAGGGAAAAAGAAAATAGACATGCCTTTAGAAAGAAGAAAACCTTCAGGGAAAAGCATAAAGGTGGTAGGGGCTAAAGAAAATAATTTAAAAAATATAAATGTAGAAATACCAATGGGAGTATTTACTTGCGTTACTGGAGTTTCAGGTTCTGGTAAGAGTACTTTAGTTAATGAAATATTATATAAAGGAGTAAATAAAATATTAAATAATTCTAAAATTAATCCAGGTAAGCATAAACTTATAGAGGGAGTAGAAAACATAGATAAAATAATAAATATAGATCAAAGTCCAATAGGAAGAACGCCAAGATCAAATCCTGCAACTTATACAGGTGTATTTGATATTATTAGAGAAGTATATTCTAATATACCTGAATCTAGAATGAGAGGATATAAACCAGGAAGATTTAGCTTCAATGTAAAAGGTGGTAGATGTGAAGCTTGTAGGGGAGATGGCATAATAAAAATAGAAATGCAATTTTTATCTGATGTATATGTGCCTTGTGAGGTTTGTAAGGGAAAGCGATATAACAGAGAAACTTTAGAGGTGAAGTATAAGGGTAAAAATATAGACGAAGTATTGAATATGACAGTAGACGAAGGAAGTAAATTCTTTGAAAATATACCTAGAATAAAAAATAAATTAGATACTCTTATGGATGTAGGTTTAGGATATATAAGACTAGGTCAACCATCTACACAATTATCTGGAGGAGAAGCGCAAAGAATAAAGCTAGCCTATGAACTTTCAAAGAGAAGTACAGGAAGAACTTTATATATATTAGATGAACCAACTACAGGACTTCATGTGGAGGATGTGAATAAATTAATAAAAATTTTACAAAGGTTAGTAGAGGGTGGAAACACTGTAGTTGTAATAGAACACAACTTAGATGTGATAAAGTGTGCTGACCACATAATAGATTTAGGGCCTGAAGGCGGTGAAAAGGGAGGTACTATAGTTACTTTTGGAACACCAGAGCAGGTAGCACGCAAGAAAAATTCTTATACGGGACAATACTTAAAAAAGATGTTATAA
- the uvrB gene encoding excinuclease ABC subunit UvrB produces the protein MGEFKIHSKFKPTGDQPQAIESLVNGINKGHDFQTLLGVTGSGKTFTMANIIEKVQKPTLVLAHNKTLAAQLCSEFKEFFPENSVEYFVSYYDYYQPEAYVAQTDTYIEKDASINDEIDKLRHSATSALLERRDVIVVASVSCIYGLGNPEEYKNLTVSLREGMLRDRDEIIRKLIDIQYERNDINFVRGTFRVRGDVLDIFPASSTNKGIRVEFFGDEIDRIREFDVITGEIIGGRKHVSIFPASHFATSKDKVETSLEEIERELEYTLKEFKSGDKLLEAQRLKQRTNFDIEMIREMGYCTGIENYSRIFDGREPGTPPQTLLDYFPEDFLLFIDESHVTIPQIRAMYGGDRSRKENLVQYGFRLPSAFDNRPLKFEEFENKLNQVVFVSATPSEYEKNHSKNIAEQIIRPTGLLDPEIVIEKTKGQIDNLYSRIKETIAKGYRVLITTLTKKMAENLTDYFKEMGIKINYMHSDVDTIERMKLIRDLRKGEFHVMVGINLLREGLDIPEVALVAILDADKEGFLRSETSLIQTIGRAARNSESKVIMYADNITGAMERAINETNRRREIQKEYNRVHGIIPRTVMKDIREVIEATQVAESAAEKYEALPEDVELTKEEVAKLIKKYEKEMKQAAKNLEFERAADFRDKITKLKGSMEN, from the coding sequence ATGGGAGAGTTTAAAATACATTCTAAATTCAAACCTACGGGAGATCAACCACAAGCTATTGAGAGTTTGGTAAATGGTATAAATAAAGGACATGATTTTCAAACACTTTTAGGGGTAACAGGTTCAGGAAAAACTTTTACTATGGCAAATATAATAGAAAAGGTACAAAAACCAACTTTGGTCTTAGCACACAATAAAACCTTAGCGGCGCAGTTATGCTCAGAATTTAAGGAGTTTTTTCCTGAAAATTCTGTGGAATATTTTGTATCTTACTATGATTACTATCAACCAGAAGCTTATGTAGCTCAAACTGATACATATATTGAAAAGGATGCATCTATAAATGATGAGATAGATAAATTAAGGCACTCAGCAACTTCTGCTCTTTTAGAGAGAAGAGATGTAATTGTAGTGGCATCTGTATCATGCATATATGGACTTGGTAATCCAGAAGAATATAAAAACTTAACAGTTTCTTTAAGAGAAGGAATGCTTAGAGATAGGGATGAAATAATTAGAAAATTGATAGATATACAGTATGAAAGAAATGATATAAATTTTGTGAGAGGTACATTTAGAGTAAGGGGAGATGTGTTAGACATATTCCCAGCTTCATCTACAAACAAGGGAATAAGAGTGGAGTTTTTTGGAGATGAAATAGATCGTATAAGAGAGTTTGATGTCATTACCGGGGAAATAATAGGAGGAAGAAAACATGTTTCTATATTCCCAGCATCACACTTTGCTACATCTAAAGATAAAGTAGAAACATCATTAGAGGAGATAGAAAGAGAACTGGAATATACACTTAAAGAATTTAAGTCAGGGGATAAACTATTAGAAGCTCAAAGGCTTAAGCAAAGAACTAATTTCGACATTGAAATGATAAGAGAAATGGGTTACTGTACTGGTATAGAAAACTATTCTAGAATATTTGATGGAAGAGAACCAGGAACACCACCACAAACATTATTAGACTATTTTCCAGAGGACTTTCTACTATTTATAGATGAGAGTCATGTAACTATTCCTCAAATAAGGGCTATGTACGGTGGAGATAGGTCTAGAAAGGAAAATTTAGTTCAATATGGTTTTAGACTTCCATCAGCTTTTGACAACAGACCGCTTAAATTTGAAGAGTTTGAAAACAAACTAAATCAGGTGGTATTTGTAAGTGCAACTCCTTCTGAATATGAAAAGAACCATTCTAAAAATATAGCTGAACAGATAATAAGGCCTACAGGACTTTTAGATCCAGAAATAGTAATTGAAAAGACAAAAGGACAAATTGATAATTTGTATTCAAGGATAAAGGAAACCATAGCTAAAGGATATAGAGTGTTAATAACTACTTTAACTAAAAAAATGGCAGAAAATTTAACAGATTACTTTAAGGAAATGGGTATTAAAATAAACTATATGCATTCGGATGTGGACACTATTGAGAGAATGAAATTGATAAGGGATTTGAGAAAAGGAGAGTTCCATGTTATGGTTGGAATTAACCTTTTAAGGGAAGGACTAGATATACCAGAAGTAGCTTTAGTGGCAATACTAGATGCGGATAAGGAAGGATTTTTAAGATCTGAGACATCATTAATACAGACTATAGGAAGAGCTGCTAGAAACTCAGAGAGTAAAGTTATTATGTATGCTGATAATATAACAGGAGCTATGGAAAGGGCTATAAATGAAACAAATAGAAGAAGAGAGATTCAAAAGGAGTATAACAGGGTTCATGGTATAATTCCTAGAACAGTTATGAAAGACATAAGGGAAGTTATAGAGGCCACTCAAGTAGCAGAAAGTGCTGCAGAAAAATACGAAGCATTACCTGAGGATGTAGAATTAACAAAAGAAGAAGTTGCTAAATTAATTAAGAAATATGAAAAGGAAATGAAACAGGCAGCCAAAAACTTAGAGTTTGAAAGGGCTGCAGATTTCAGAGATAAAATAACAAAATTAAAGGGGAGTATGGAGAATTAA